From the genome of Streptomyces sp. V1I1, one region includes:
- a CDS encoding sugar phosphate isomerase/epimerase — protein sequence MTPRAIGANPWIWHSPVSHEALADVLPRLATWGFDCVELPLEQAGDWDPAAVVKLLGATGLSPAAVIAVMPPDRDLVRTDPATVRATQDYLRRCVDAASAVRAPVVAGPVYTAVGRTWRMDPCERNAAYEELRQNLAPVVDHARAAGVRIGVEPLNRYETSLLNTVAQCLEALDGLDPQTIGLALDTYHQNIEERSLPGAVEQAAGRIVHVQVCANDRGTPGADPLDWPGFLGALTAHGYRGPLCIESFTAHNDAIAVAASVWRPLAATQDAIATDGLAFLKAALNPPAESVERNSS from the coding sequence GTCCCACGAGGCGCTCGCCGACGTCCTTCCCCGGCTGGCCACCTGGGGCTTCGACTGTGTCGAACTCCCGCTGGAGCAGGCCGGGGACTGGGATCCGGCGGCCGTGGTCAAGCTGCTCGGCGCGACCGGTCTGAGCCCCGCCGCCGTCATCGCCGTCATGCCCCCGGACCGCGATCTCGTACGTACCGACCCGGCCACGGTCCGCGCCACCCAGGACTATCTGCGGCGCTGCGTCGACGCGGCGAGCGCGGTGCGCGCGCCTGTCGTGGCGGGCCCGGTCTACACGGCCGTCGGGCGCACCTGGCGGATGGACCCCTGCGAACGGAACGCCGCCTATGAGGAGTTGCGGCAGAACCTCGCCCCCGTCGTCGACCATGCCCGAGCCGCCGGCGTACGCATCGGGGTCGAGCCGCTCAACCGCTATGAGACCAGCCTGCTCAACACCGTCGCCCAGTGCCTCGAAGCGCTCGACGGCCTCGATCCGCAGACCATCGGCCTTGCTCTCGACACGTACCACCAGAACATCGAAGAACGCTCCCTGCCGGGCGCCGTGGAGCAGGCCGCGGGCCGCATCGTCCATGTCCAGGTGTGCGCGAACGACCGCGGCACCCCCGGCGCCGACCCCCTCGACTGGCCCGGCTTCCTCGGCGCGCTCACCGCTCACGGCTACCGGGGCCCGCTCTGTATCGAGTCGTTCACCGCCCACAACGACGCCATCGCCGTCGCGGCCTCCGTGTGGCGTCCCCTCGCCGCGACGCAGGACGCCATCGCCACGGACGGCCTCGCCTTCCTCAAAGCCGCGCTCAACCCACCCGCAGAATCCGTAGAGAGGAACAGCTCATGA